A segment of the Catenovulum adriaticum genome:
CCATGTACCGAGATGAAAATCTTTTAGTGAGCTTTCCAGATAGGCCTGTAACTCATCCATTGATTGGCGTTGCTGTTTTTCAGTTGTTACTGTTACTACCTCGGGCATCAATAACCGGTCAATTTCAACTTTAAATACCAAAATTGAACCTGTAATTGAGATCAGACAAATTGGCAACAGTGCAAATAAAGCTAAATAGCTGTGCCATTTAAATAATGTTTTTTTCATTTATTCTCACATGATAAATAAAAAGGCTGCAGGTGAAGGCAGCCAGTTGATCAACAATTCGGGCGTGTTTAGCTCAAATTAAGCTTATTAAATTTAAAAGCCAACTTGGATCCCTAATTCAAAAGTGCGATCGGCACCCATCCAGCAATTGTCTGCGTCATAACAGGCACCCACAAAGCGTTTGTCAGTTAAATTACTTACGCTGCCGGTTATTTGCACATCATGATTTGCAAGTTTATAAGCCATAACCGCATCTAACAATGTATAAGATGGGACGGTGTCGGTGTTATATTTATCTAATTGGCTTTTACCTACGTAGCGAGCACCACCACCTAACATTAAACCTTCGAGTGTATTTGAAAAGTAGTAGTTAGCCCAAACAGAAGCCATTTCTTGAGCAACCCAAACGGGTGTTTTACCCACTAACTCCGGATCAAGTTTATCTTTAGTCACTTCCATATCTAAGTGAGTGTAATTAGTGGTTAGTATAAAGTCGTCTGTTATTTGCGTATTTAATTCAAATTCAAACCCTTTAGACTCTACTTCACCCGTTTGTGTTTTCAGTGCAAAATCAGGCGTATTCACCACAACATTTTGTTTGGTGATAATAAAATAAGCACTAGAAAAAGTGAGTGAATTATCATCAGATTGGTATTTTAAACCGAGTTCTTTTTGCTGAGCTGTAGTTGGTTTAAAGGTTTCATTCGTGACCGAATCTACTCCCGATGCTGGTTCAAATGACTCAGAGTAATTTATGTAAGGGCGCAAACCAGATTCAAAGTTGTACATTGCTGCAATTCGTCCAGAAAACTGATCCTGGTCTATTTTTGTATTACTGCCGTATTCGCTACCGTTATAAACATTATCGGCTTTGTCTTGACTGTTAAATTTATCAAAGCGTGCATTTAATATAACCGAAAGCTTACTAAATTTAATTTCGTCTTGTGCGTATAACCCTTTTTGTTGAATGTTGATATCATGCGCTTCTGAATAAAAATCAATGGGCAATTGGGTAATATCTAGTAAATCATGATTAGGATTAGATAAATCGATGGAAGCCGTTTGTGTGCCTAGCGTATCTTGATAATTTACATCAGATTCTGAATCTTGATAATCGAAACCAAATAACAAATGATGGGTGACGTCGCCAGTATTAATTAAACCTGCCAATTGATTATCGAGCACAAAACCTTCTATATTCTCATTTGTGCGATATGCTGAGCGGGTTAATGTTTGTTGATCGTCAGCTAAGCCATTATTGTACAGGTTGCGCTGTTCGCCATGCGCATCGGTAAATCTAAATTTTTGTAAAAAAGTCCAGCCGCTTTCAAATTGATGGTTTAGTTTATACCCCAACATCAATACTTCTCGTTCAAAGTGGTTCCAATTTTTATCACCAGCATAGGCATCAGACGCGAGTTTGCCATAAGGTGCAGAATAAAGCGTTCCTACGGCTGGCAAGGGAGTAGAAGGCACCATTTTAGGATCGTTTTGATAATAAGCATTTAAACTTAAACTGGTTTGCTCAGACAAATTTAAAGTGACTGTAGGGGCAATTGTTATTCTTTCATTTTCAGTTGTAACTTGCTGACCATCTCGCTTTTTGCCTAATAATACTAAACGGTAATCTAGTTGTTGATGAAGTTGACCGCTTATGTCTGCGCCTAATTCTAACATCCCGTGGGAGCCGATAGTGGCTCGTACCATGGCTTGTTCTGAGCCAGTAGGATATTTTGCTACTTGATTAACTAAGCCGCCCGGAGGGACTAAACCGTAAAGCGATGAGGCAGGCCCTTTTAAAACCTCGATTGATTCAGTGGCAAATGCATCCACTTGAGGATATAAATTCCACAAATTATTTGTTAATAATGGCAAGCCATCATAAAAGCTTTGGTACGTGTCAAAACCGCGCATATTAAATTGGTCGAATATGGTAATACTGGCTCGGCTTTCGGTGGTCACACCTGAAACATACCTTAATGCTTTTGTCACAGAATCAGCTTGGCGCTGGTTGAGCAATGCTTGATCAAGTACGGAAACACTAACCGGCGAATTAATTGGGCTTAGCGTAGATTTAGTGGCGGTGCTGCGATAAGACGCTTGGCCAATGACGTCGATGCGTTCAATTTCGTTTTCAGAGTTTTGTTCGGCTGCATAACCGACTTGACATATTTGAGCTACGCTCACCGCTAAAATAGCTTTATTGAAGGTATTTAAATATTTCATCGAATTTCCTGATTACACGGCAACACAAAGCATTAACTGCCAAAAGTCGAACTCGCGTTTTTACTAAGATATTTACACGGTAATATTAACGTTAATGATAATTGTTATCAAGCGCATTTGAGTTAAAAGACTGTAGGTCATTAAATATTAATAAACTTTAATTTCAATTTTAATCATCAACTTTGAATTAAAATGCCCAACTGAAAATCAAAAATAAAATATTAAATTTATATACAAATAAAATGGCTTGTGTTAATTTTTAATCCATACAACATGAGAGAGTCCATTAAATGATGTGATAATTGCTCGTTAACTTGCCATTGCTTTAGTGAGTGGTTTTTCTCGAATGTATACTATATTTGCAAACGATTAAATTTAAATGGGGTTCGAACCATGAAGCATATTAAACTTGGAACACAGGTATTCGCGACGGTTGCTAGCGCATTGTTAGTTGCGTCTTGCAGTAAAACGCATTCCACGCCCAGTGAACCACAAGCTAACAAATCGAATAAGTTAACAGCTGAGTATCAAGCAAATTGGGCTTCGGTAAAACAGCATCAAACACCACAATGGTTTTTAGATGCCAAATTTGGCATTTATTTTCATTGGGGGCCTTACTCAGTGCCTGCCCATAAAACCGAATGGTATTCAATTTGGATGTACAGAGAAGGTCATCCGATTCG
Coding sequences within it:
- a CDS encoding TonB-dependent siderophore receptor, producing the protein MKYLNTFNKAILAVSVAQICQVGYAAEQNSENEIERIDVIGQASYRSTATKSTLSPINSPVSVSVLDQALLNQRQADSVTKALRYVSGVTTESRASITIFDQFNMRGFDTYQSFYDGLPLLTNNLWNLYPQVDAFATESIEVLKGPASSLYGLVPPGGLVNQVAKYPTGSEQAMVRATIGSHGMLELGADISGQLHQQLDYRLVLLGKKRDGQQVTTENERITIAPTVTLNLSEQTSLSLNAYYQNDPKMVPSTPLPAVGTLYSAPYGKLASDAYAGDKNWNHFEREVLMLGYKLNHQFESGWTFLQKFRFTDAHGEQRNLYNNGLADDQQTLTRSAYRTNENIEGFVLDNQLAGLINTGDVTHHLLFGFDYQDSESDVNYQDTLGTQTASIDLSNPNHDLLDITQLPIDFYSEAHDINIQQKGLYAQDEIKFSKLSVILNARFDKFNSQDKADNVYNGSEYGSNTKIDQDQFSGRIAAMYNFESGLRPYINYSESFEPASGVDSVTNETFKPTTAQQKELGLKYQSDDNSLTFSSAYFIITKQNVVVNTPDFALKTQTGEVESKGFEFELNTQITDDFILTTNYTHLDMEVTKDKLDPELVGKTPVWVAQEMASVWANYYFSNTLEGLMLGGGARYVGKSQLDKYNTDTVPSYTLLDAVMAYKLANHDVQITGSVSNLTDKRFVGACYDADNCWMGADRTFELGIQVGF